In Festucalex cinctus isolate MCC-2025b chromosome 17, RoL_Fcin_1.0, whole genome shotgun sequence, the genomic stretch GACAGGTGGCGACAGTGAGGCCGAAGTGGCTTGCACCAACAACAATGTAAGATCCTGCCTTTGTCTTTTACTTACATTAACGATATGTATGGGTATAATTTTCTGTGTCACATAATTTTATtcttttcaagtacaaaacctTTTACCCTAATTTTACTCCACTCCGCACTGTTGatttttcttactttttttttttgtctttattcattttattaacaGATTCGATTCGATTTCTTTCCCcgtttttttcttaattcaaaaaacaacatacaattCAGAAACTGGACACACAAAACAGAACAAGAAAACAATTACTCGCACGCTAACTCTTGCTATATTTactcgcataaaaaaaaaaaaaaactcgcttCCGGGTTCTCTACCAATCACAAGCCGCTCTTGGACTCAAGTCTCGCGTCATGTGGCGTTTATGTGTCCCTGTAAATTTCGGAATATATCATGAATGAAACCGTCTCTAGCGCATAACCCAGTTCGTTACAATACATTTATTCAGATAAATTTCTAACTATTTGTTAGAGACTTCTATAGACATTTTAAAGGCAGGTGAAATGtttgaaacttttatttttttaatttttttttttaaagcagtcgcttgacttgatttatttttttcttgtattgaCTGTATGTTTTGTGActctgcattttatgttatattaataaaatattacttTAAGAGTAATTAGGTCGTGGACTCTTTACGATTTAGCAAGCTAGAAGACTAATGTTTTATTCAAGAACGATAAATCTACTCGGGTTTTAGGACCCGGCCGATTTCCTTGCGTCCGGGAGCTGCCCCGCCGCGCCATTGGCGGAGAGCTTGCCACGTGCAACGTTTCTTTACGTTTCTTGACTCTACCTGGCAGCTTTTTACTCACAAGCGTCGGACGACCCACTCAAAGGTGAGTATTGCGTATTGTCGTGCGAGCTAAAGCACAAAAATCTGTTTCTTGGTGTTTTCTTTGCCTCGTTGCGGGCATATCGCCAGTAACACGAGACACAAGTTGCATCACTCTACCGGGCATATGTTTTCTCTGCTCTTTCTGACATAACCATCCACCCAACTCACGAATGCAATTGAATCACACCCTCGTTTATTctttaatgcaattaaatacattttcaacgcAACGCCCGGAGTGTCTAGGGACCGCGTGGACTACATCCAGATGCGCTCCGGCTTGTAGATCCAGTTTGTCAAGCTCCAGGTGCACACGGAGGTGCTTCCTTTAACGGCTATAATAAATTGTACTTGAGTTAATTGTGAGTAAAATGCTGTCTAAAGTTGCTCCAGCAACATCACGATCCATGTGTTTGTTTCCTAACGCAGGCAGGCATGTGAGAAAGTAAACATCTGGAAACTTGAACGTTACAAGTTAGtatataagcatttttttttacgtattcTACTAATGACCTACTTTCATGCATGTGAATGTCCGTTAGGGGCCTATCAGTTCTAAGTTTGCTGGTAAAGCTCAGCAAGCATTAcgaaaaatattgacttttgacCGTTGCAGGCCCACATTAGAAAGTAAACAGATCCAGAACTATCCAGATAAAGTCAAGCTTGGGTTGCACAAAGTCTCTTAAAAGCAACATCTGTGAATAACTAACTCCTCATGTGAATAATTAGTaagttatgttgttgtttttctgtggGAAGCTGGATTCTGCTGGTTCTGGTCGGGGAGCCGAGCGGAGCGCCAGACGAACCTGACGAACCATTCACTAGGCGCCTGTCAATTATTTCTAGCGGGGCACTTGTTTCGAAATTTGTCTCAAGAGGATGCAAAGGGCACATTTGCACCTTAGGAACTTTTCGAGGACAATCTAGATTGAtgaagatggggaaaaaaaaaaaagtacctgtaacttagctcattcactcgcaggcaTTTTCACCAAAGTAAcgcccttcgctcctggctgttttactggattttgtctgattttgcaaggcccacagaatattgtcttctattgctataaaacagggaacctatcaaaagaacgattagatctcttctttcaccaggaaaaaaactatttctatttgtttccgttttgcagcaattagcattagatgtcatcattattgacaaatctgtttagaacttttatactctgctgccatctgctggccgtttgtgtaattataccattatataattataatatatatatatatatattataattataccataccattgcttcacccgttctctgccgttcagatgctgcatcaaagccttctgtatgctgtagaataaaaaaaaacattacaaaaaacaaaaacgtgtaaatacgtctttgggacatgtgAAGCATTTAAAattgaacgtatttatacgtttttgggagcaaatgagttaagatgaactTTTGTCCGATTGCTATCAAATTTTGAATCTAATCCAATAAATCAACTCAACTCTACTGGCAGAACTGTAATTGCACTCTCTTCCTCAGGTTTTCATCCGAACCTTTTCGGAGGATAAACGTCAACCCTCCCCTACCTACGACTCGCGAATCCTCCGCCATGGCGCTGAGCCCCACGTTCGACATCGACGCCCCGCGATGGGACCAGACCACCTTCGCGGGGCGCCTCTGGCACTTCTTCAACATCACCGACTGGCGGACGGCGCTCCTGCCCGACTCGCGCCTGGACGAGGCCAAAGCCTTGGTGGAGAGCTGCAGGTAGGACACGGTGATGTCGAAAAATGGTTCATGACGACGCGTTCAACTGCACGTTTTGTTTTCCAGGGCGGGCTCGGTCCCCCCGGGTACCACCGAGGAGCAGCTCCACTATGCCAAGAAGCTGTATGACTCCGCCTTCCACCCCGACTCGGGCGACCGCATGAACATCATCGGCCGCATGTCCTTCCAAGTCCCCGGCGGCATGGCCATCACCGGCTGCATGCTGCAGTTCTACAGGTTAGAGTTGTGCAAACGTCACCTTGGACGTGTTCTCCTGCAGAGTTTTGTTTAATTCTATTGCGCAATCTGTGGCTTTATCAAGGCTAACAGGAGAAAGAAGGTGTTGCGTTAATCAGACAAGGTTATGAAAGATAGTTAACGAAACTAAAGAAAAACtcaaattgaaaaaacattttcgttaacaaaataaaatactgtgaaaataagtggttttttttttgtttttttaataaacacatttaaacaacttCTTATGTTTGTAAAAATTACTAATTGtaacaaaaatgtcagtttttgtctttgtttaatgctgttttaaatatatttatattggtATTGCTGTAGATTTAtagctacaaaaaaaggtcaaacaGTTGTTTAAAAATTGTCTACAAAATAATTAGCGACCTATTTTGACCctgcacttaattaaaaaaaactaactaaaactaagaaaaacgaaaaaaaaaaatgttagtagTCGACGACACAAATGAGAGAAGCAATTTAATACAAACATGCTCGCCAACCACGATGGCAGCTGCTAAAAAGTGCATCGAcgggtttgttattccagaactgTTCCCGCGGTGGTCTTCTGGCAGTGGGTCAACCAGTCCTTCAACGCGCTGGTCAACTACACCAACCGCAACGCCGCCTCGCCCATCACGCCCAAGTAAGACCTCTTTACGTTCATCGCCATCGCAGGCttcaaatgacatcatcattgcGCGCCTCAGGCAGATCGGCGTGGCCTACGCGACCGCCACCAGCACGGCTTTAGCCACGGCGGTGGGACTCAACCTCTACACGAAGGTACGGTTGCCACGGAGACCGGGTAGGCGCTCTTGTGTGTGAAGTTTCTCCCCGTGGCTACACATCACACTCTGCTTCGCCGCCGCCTTCCTCCCGCAGAGAGCGCCTCCACTGGTGGCGCGATGGGTCCCTTTCGCGGCCGTGGCGGCGGCCAACTGTGTCAACATTCCCATGATGAGGCAACAGTGAGTCCCGCATGCGCACTTTTCGGACTTGCGGGATTTATTCGTGACAATCCACCAGTTTCCAGTTATCATACTTTGAATgctaattctgaacacagccacatgcCCATTGATGAGGGTGTGCATACTTTTACAACCAAGgctatgttgtttatttttatactccttctcaaaaatataaaaaaaaaattattttatttttttaaagaaaaaatgaatttaattttATAGTCTATTGATAACATTaatggaggaaaa encodes the following:
- the LOC144004894 gene encoding sideroflexin-2-like isoform X2, coding for MQACEKVNIWKLERYKFSSEPFRRINVNPPLPTTRESSAMALSPTFDIDAPRWDQTTFAGRLWHFFNITDWRTALLPDSRLDEAKALVESCRAGSVPPGTTEEQLHYAKKLYDSAFHPDSGDRMNIIGRMSFQVPGGMAITGCMLQFYRTVPAVVFWQWVNQSFNALVNYTNRNAASPITPKQIGVAYATATSTALATAVGLNLYTKRAPPLVARWVPFAAVAAANCVNIPMMRQQEILNGIAVTDENGNKLGHSQKAAVKGITQVVISRITMAAPGMIILPIIMQRLEKYKFMQRITYLHGPIQVMMVGVFLTFMVPAACSLFPQRCSIAVSKLEPELRDSITSKCGDSVQHVYFNKGL
- the LOC144004894 gene encoding sideroflexin-2-like isoform X3, with product MFSSEPFRRINVNPPLPTTRESSAMALSPTFDIDAPRWDQTTFAGRLWHFFNITDWRTALLPDSRLDEAKALVESCRAGSVPPGTTEEQLHYAKKLYDSAFHPDSGDRMNIIGRMSFQVPGGMAITGCMLQFYRTVPAVVFWQWVNQSFNALVNYTNRNAASPITPKQIGVAYATATSTALATAVGLNLYTKRAPPLVARWVPFAAVAAANCVNIPMMRQQEILNGIAVTDENGNKLGHSQKAAVKGITQVVISRITMAAPGMIILPIIMQRLEKYKFMQRITYLHGPIQVMMVGVFLTFMVPAACSLFPQRCSIAVSKLEPELRDSITSKCGDSVQHVYFNKGL
- the LOC144004894 gene encoding sideroflexin-2-like isoform X1, which produces MQLNHTLVYSLMQLNTFSTQRPECLGTAWTTSRCAPACRSSLSSSRCTRRQACEKVNIWKLERYKFSSEPFRRINVNPPLPTTRESSAMALSPTFDIDAPRWDQTTFAGRLWHFFNITDWRTALLPDSRLDEAKALVESCRAGSVPPGTTEEQLHYAKKLYDSAFHPDSGDRMNIIGRMSFQVPGGMAITGCMLQFYRTVPAVVFWQWVNQSFNALVNYTNRNAASPITPKQIGVAYATATSTALATAVGLNLYTKRAPPLVARWVPFAAVAAANCVNIPMMRQQEILNGIAVTDENGNKLGHSQKAAVKGITQVVISRITMAAPGMIILPIIMQRLEKYKFMQRITYLHGPIQVMMVGVFLTFMVPAACSLFPQRCSIAVSKLEPELRDSITSKCGDSVQHVYFNKGL
- the LOC144004894 gene encoding sideroflexin-2-like isoform X4, with amino-acid sequence MALSPTFDIDAPRWDQTTFAGRLWHFFNITDWRTALLPDSRLDEAKALVESCRAGSVPPGTTEEQLHYAKKLYDSAFHPDSGDRMNIIGRMSFQVPGGMAITGCMLQFYRTVPAVVFWQWVNQSFNALVNYTNRNAASPITPKQIGVAYATATSTALATAVGLNLYTKRAPPLVARWVPFAAVAAANCVNIPMMRQQEILNGIAVTDENGNKLGHSQKAAVKGITQVVISRITMAAPGMIILPIIMQRLEKYKFMQRITYLHGPIQVMMVGVFLTFMVPAACSLFPQRCSIAVSKLEPELRDSITSKCGDSVQHVYFNKGL